A DNA window from Armatimonadota bacterium contains the following coding sequences:
- a CDS encoding glycoside hydrolase family 20 zincin-like fold domain-containing protein: MLRYFVALALAASAAHAAPLMEMKSGDLRFQVNGGSRMTLFVRNVPVFRDQSLFVIKPGWTGVYIYQDDATPKCASSGEGGVQVGTAEFTAEQGYARYRFELRPDLFTLKLTYGCKAEPPAEATLYTYLNANLFEGAPYTANGGRSGKVPLVAPPAATTLLRDISQITFQTKLGPVALTIEDDGKPASMRLDDYRKGEAEWARKNPMLWLGMDVKPMPAPGEKTLTMTYRFSPPAAGPLPKSMTVKTTVTPDKSALGPFVPDFPIIPKPKEMDENIRPYRLSQGSHRIIISDKASEEEKQAARELQSEFRDLWDTPVRILKTDLTGWDGGLEGGGIYIIQPQVIPRLMAIGGSRNDAHFRALMKRPEGYALSVDHWGVIVFGSSPRGAYNGAQTLKQLVRADERGVFLKGSEIGDWPTLGVRGVHWFGGRNSHPFHKRMIENIAAPLKLNTMLFEVEYADWEAVAKPDAARGMSKTDVKKTVDLARAHFMEPIPEVTSFGNSDWMFVNGQNKDLLYSDNKRSFDPHNPKSYELLFKVFQEAIDLFQPKYLHIGHDEITVKPGSLPPAGETESAVKLIVDDVTKVHDWLKQRNVKTMMWGDELVHFPEEATDAGNAPTLADGKAMREQLPKDIVIADWHYQGDSPRYPSFEILKKAGFDVIGCSWFDRNNIRYLAKAITAAQGLGMIQTTWAGWIMSEDIVLKENLYQFVAYLLAAEHAWNGGKYSLDELGYDPEAAFRHFWDRKPVDRTLRPGFTVQFRVPGSEFRVTEPKPSARGTRNSKLGTRLAGVSFAQVAPLALAGALSAGPVSVTLPLGGKKASELAFLWSGTLATAMDTEVATLNVMYADGKTETVPVLYGVQIAAATDQRAGDQNVTVNRKSVQGIATSQRVWRWTNPRPGTGIKSVTVESKRTECAPVLGGLTGIS; this comes from the coding sequence ATGCTTCGCTACTTTGTGGCTCTGGCGCTTGCCGCTTCCGCTGCGCACGCGGCACCGCTCATGGAGATGAAATCGGGAGACCTGCGGTTTCAGGTGAACGGCGGAAGCCGGATGACGCTCTTTGTGCGGAACGTGCCGGTCTTTCGCGACCAGAGCCTGTTCGTCATCAAGCCGGGCTGGACAGGTGTGTACATCTACCAGGACGACGCCACGCCGAAGTGCGCTTCCTCGGGTGAGGGCGGGGTTCAGGTTGGGACGGCGGAGTTCACGGCGGAACAGGGCTACGCGCGCTACCGCTTCGAGCTGCGGCCCGACCTGTTCACGCTCAAACTGACCTACGGCTGCAAGGCGGAGCCGCCCGCTGAGGCAACGCTGTATACCTACCTGAACGCCAACCTCTTTGAGGGCGCGCCGTATACCGCCAACGGCGGGCGGTCGGGCAAGGTGCCCCTCGTCGCGCCGCCGGCGGCGACTACGCTTCTGCGGGACATCTCTCAGATCACGTTCCAGACGAAACTCGGTCCGGTTGCGTTGACGATTGAGGACGACGGCAAGCCGGCCTCGATGCGCCTGGACGACTACCGCAAGGGCGAAGCCGAGTGGGCGCGCAAAAACCCAATGCTCTGGCTGGGGATGGATGTGAAGCCGATGCCCGCGCCGGGCGAGAAGACACTCACGATGACGTACAGGTTCAGCCCCCCGGCGGCAGGGCCGCTGCCGAAGTCGATGACTGTCAAGACTACGGTCACGCCGGACAAATCCGCGCTCGGCCCGTTCGTCCCGGACTTTCCGATCATCCCGAAGCCGAAGGAGATGGATGAAAACATCCGCCCGTATCGATTGAGCCAGGGGAGCCATCGCATCATCATCTCGGATAAGGCAAGCGAAGAGGAAAAGCAGGCGGCGCGGGAGTTGCAGTCCGAGTTCCGCGACCTCTGGGATACGCCTGTGCGCATCCTGAAGACTGACCTCACGGGATGGGACGGCGGCCTCGAAGGAGGTGGGATCTACATAATTCAACCTCAGGTCATCCCCCGACTGATGGCCATCGGCGGAAGCCGCAATGACGCTCATTTCCGTGCCTTGATGAAGCGGCCCGAAGGATACGCGCTGTCGGTGGACCATTGGGGTGTCATCGTATTTGGGTCGAGTCCGCGTGGCGCGTACAACGGAGCGCAGACGCTGAAGCAACTGGTTCGCGCAGACGAAAGGGGCGTATTCCTCAAGGGTTCCGAGATCGGCGACTGGCCAACCCTCGGCGTTCGGGGTGTCCATTGGTTCGGAGGGAGAAACTCCCACCCGTTCCACAAGCGGATGATCGAGAACATCGCCGCGCCGCTGAAGCTGAACACGATGCTCTTCGAAGTGGAGTACGCCGACTGGGAGGCCGTCGCCAAGCCCGATGCCGCCCGCGGCATGAGCAAGACGGACGTGAAGAAGACCGTGGACCTCGCCCGCGCCCATTTCATGGAGCCGATCCCGGAGGTCACCTCGTTTGGAAACTCCGACTGGATGTTCGTGAACGGCCAGAACAAGGACCTGCTTTACTCGGACAACAAGCGCTCGTTCGACCCTCACAACCCCAAATCGTACGAACTGCTCTTCAAGGTCTTTCAGGAAGCGATCGACCTGTTCCAGCCGAAGTACCTGCACATCGGCCACGACGAGATCACCGTGAAGCCCGGCTCGCTCCCGCCGGCGGGCGAGACGGAGTCGGCGGTGAAACTGATCGTGGACGACGTCACGAAGGTCCATGACTGGCTGAAGCAGCGCAACGTGAAGACGATGATGTGGGGCGACGAACTGGTCCACTTCCCCGAGGAAGCAACGGACGCGGGCAACGCCCCGACGCTGGCGGACGGCAAGGCGATGCGCGAGCAACTGCCGAAGGACATCGTCATCGCCGACTGGCACTACCAGGGCGATTCGCCCCGCTATCCGAGTTTCGAAATCCTGAAGAAGGCCGGGTTCGACGTCATCGGCTGCTCCTGGTTCGACCGCAACAACATCCGCTATCTCGCGAAGGCCATCACCGCAGCGCAGGGACTGGGGATGATCCAGACCACATGGGCCGGTTGGATCATGTCCGAAGACATCGTCCTCAAGGAGAACCTGTACCAGTTCGTCGCCTACCTGCTGGCCGCCGAGCACGCATGGAACGGCGGCAAATACAGCCTCGATGAGCTGGGCTACGATCCGGAAGCCGCCTTCCGCCACTTCTGGGACAGGAAGCCGGTGGACCGGACCTTACGCCCGGGCTTCACGGTTCAGTTTCGAGTTCCGGGTTCCGAGTTCCGAGTGACGGAACCAAAGCCCTCGGCTCGCGGAACTAGGAACTCGAAACTCGGAACGCGACTGGCCGGTGTGTCGTTCGCTCAGGTCGCTCCGTTGGCGCTGGCCGGGGCGCTCTCCGCAGGACCGGTATCCGTAACGTTGCCGCTGGGTGGAAAGAAGGCTTCGGAACTCGCTTTCTTGTGGTCGGGCACGCTGGCGACTGCCATGGACACCGAGGTTGCCACATTGAATGTGATGTATGCCGATGGCAAGACGGAAACTGTCCCGGTGCTGTATGGCGTGCAGATCGCCGCGGCGACCG